A region from the Musa acuminata AAA Group cultivar baxijiao chromosome BXJ1-10, Cavendish_Baxijiao_AAA, whole genome shotgun sequence genome encodes:
- the LOC104000171 gene encoding uncharacterized protein LOC104000171, whose protein sequence is MVVALGPGRFYGSSLPRPRFYADVKFNDERVDPPVPVMDPFLSWAKEAHWSMGGLNFNRHRLQGRIEGSIKKLRAQQEKMQRGTPVLSVRPKSMISKPRVAGRKPLHLASPDSVSSAGDDDEVVVASEQGKSEFKVSFSPSRSGDGKRKRVRRLGEEFDRIAAEQLNGPREDAGGVASRTRRRRSVTEEVEVDEGDATSSPNRKRSNQVEGKKMKEVDCAVPRRTSPRKKQSS, encoded by the coding sequence ATGGTGGTGGCGTTGGGTCCGGGGAGGTTCTATGGGAGTAGCCTCCCGCGGCCTCGCTTCTACGCTGATGTGAAGTTCAACGACGAGCGGGTGGACCCACCGGTGCCCGTCATGGACCCCTTCCTCTCCTGGGCGAAGGAGGCGCACTGGTCCATGGGCGGCCTCAATTTCAACCGCCACCGCCTCCAGGGCCGCATCGAGGGCTCCATCAAGAAGCTCCGCGCACAGCAAGAGAAGATGCAACGAGGAACGCCGGTGCTCTCCGTCAGACCCAAGTCGATGATTTCGAAGCCCAGAGTCGCCGGCCGGAAGCCTCTCCATCTTGCGTCCCCCGATTCGGTCTCGTCTGCTGGCGATGATGATGAGGTGGTGGTAGCGTCGGAGCAAGGGAAGAGTGAGTTTAAGGTTTCTTTCTCTCCAAGTAGATCTGGTGATGGCAAGAGGAAAAGGGTGAGGAGGCTCGGGGAGGAATTCGATAGGATCGCGGCGGAGCAGCTGAACGGGCCGAGGGAGGATGCTGGTGGCGTGGCATCAAGGACCCGGCGGCGGAGGTCAGTTACAGAGGAAGTCGAGGTTGATGAAGGGGACGCTACTTCTTCTCCTAACAGGAAACGCAGCAACCAGGTCGAGGGAAAGAAGATGAAGGAGGTCGATTGTGCGGTGCCGAGGAGGACTTCGCCTAGGAAGAAGCAATCAAGTTGA
- the LOC104000202 gene encoding FAS1 domain-containing protein SELMODRAFT_448915-like: MTTHLLPIALLSLLAAASSHHPIAASPHGRDVVVAVREMQRASYFSFAMLIQMVQDKLPDNSTFLMPSDRMLSKILIPENEVVAFLGRHSIPSLLLFDDLRRLPSGTLVPTYQPDSMITVNNSGRRNLYLNGALLVRPNVCTAGSSFRCHGIYGEMTAVAVNRAAPPNCAGAAPLPPAAAVPLLAPPPQPTSVAPPSVNAAVSPSPAGFDNSARRSGSPAISFSMACSAAIVQFLILSMVNNPS; encoded by the coding sequence ATGACGACTCACCTTCTCCCCATCGCTCTGCTCTCCTTGCTCGCCGCGGCCTCGTCCCACCACCCGATTGCAGCTTCGCCGCACGGCAGGGACGTCGTAGTGGCGGTCCGGGAGATGCAGCGCGCCAGCTACTTCTCCTTCGCCATGCTCATCCAGATGGTGCAGGACAAGCTCCCCGACAACTCCACCTTCCTGATGCCCAGCGACAGGATGCTGTCCAAGATCCTCATCCCCGAGAACGAGGTGGTGGCGTTCCTGGGCAGGCATTCGATCCCCTCCCTGCTGCTGTTCGACGACCTGCGGCGTCTCCCCTCGGGGACTCTGGTTCCCACGTACCAACCTGATTCCATGATCACAGTGAACAACAGCGGGAGGAGGAACCTGTACCTCAACGGCGCGCTGCTGGTGCGCCCTAATGTTTGCACCGCTGGCTCGTCGTTCAGGTGTCACGGAATCTACGGAGAGATGACAGCGGTCGCCGTGAACAGAGCTGCGCCACCCAACTGCGCCGGAGCAGCCCCGCTGCCACCAGCGGCGGCAGTCCCTCTCCTGGCACCGCCACCTCAGCCGACTTCGGTCGCTCCCCCTAGTGTGAACGCCGCCGTCAGTCCTTCCCCTGCAGGATTTGACAACAGTGCGAGGAGGTCGGGTTCTCCCGCGATCAGTTTTAGCATGGCCTGCTCTGCTGCCATAGTACAGTTCCTAATATTATCAATGGTGAACAATCCAAGTTAG
- the LOC104000172 gene encoding probable transcription factor KAN2, which yields MELFPTQPDLTHQISPPNTTPASTWRKPDESIDLGFWRRSLDSTSKSINKNITNPCTAKADDITLSLANPSATYSGDSRNSLLPRLHPHPRHHHHHLHFHHHHHPLLSEDYHEDLGLLKPIRGIPVYHNPPSFPVVPLRQQQHLCDSSSTSNFAPFATTQSLSRLRFLPSRFSAKRSTRAPRMRWTSTLHARFVHAVELLGGHERATPKSVLELMDVKDLTLAHVKSHLQMYRTLKNTDKPAVSSGQSDGFENESAGEICDDNLLDNPNPHRLGSSAQHGWSSAAHHSTTHISGLWSNPSREGCLTATIPCDESNTGSMHSFKKDLQPKRMEMYSDLNSSCLSETLSPCKLNLEFTLGRSQ from the exons ATGGAGCTCTTCCCAACACAGCCAGATTTAACGCACCAAATCAGCCCACCAAACACCACGCCAGCATCAACATGGAGGAAGCCTGATGAGAGCATCGACTTAGGGTTTTGGAGGAGGTCATTGGACTCGACCAGCAAGAGTATCAACAAGAACATCACCAACCCTTGCACGGCAAAGGCCGACGACATCACTCTCTCCTTAGCTAACCCAAGTGCCACCTACTCCGGCGACTCAAGGAACAGCCTGCTTCCCCGCCTCCACCCTCACCCTCGCCACCACCATCACCATCTCcacttccaccaccaccaccacccactaCTATCAGAAGACTATCACGAAGACCTCGGCTTGCTGAAGCCCATAAGGGGAATCCCGGTCTACCACAACCCACCTTCCTTTCCTGTAGTCCCACTGCGTCAGCAGCAGCACTTGTGTGACTCTTCTTCCACCTCCAATTTCGCTCCCTTCGCCACAACACAAAGCTTGTCCAGACTGAGATTCTTGCCGTCGAGGTTCTCAGCTAAACGGAGCACGAGAGCACCGAGGATGCGGTGGACCTCCACGCTTCATGCCCGCTTCGTCCATGCCGTGGAGCTACTGGGAGGCCATGAGA GAGCGACGCCCAAGTCAGTTCTTGAGCTCATGGATGTGAAAGATCTCACCTTGGCTCATGTGAAATCTCACTTGCAG ATGTATCGGACTCTGAAGAACACAGATAAACCAGCAgtttcttcag GTCAATCTGATGGATTTGAGAACGAGTCAGCTGGAGAGATCTGTGATGATAATTTGCTAGATAACCCAAATCCCCATAGGTTGGGATCATCTGCTCAACATGGTTGGTCATCAGCTGCACATCACAGCACCACTCACATCAGTGGTCTATGGAGCAATCCTTCAAG GGAAGGCTGCCTCACTGCCACCATACCTTGTGATGAATCCAACACTGGGAGTATGCATTCATTTAAG AAGGACCTGCAACCAAAAAGAAtggaaatgtattcagatttgaactcATCATGCCTGTCGGAGACATTGAGCCCATGCAAACTCAATCTGGAGTTCACTTtgggtaggtcacaatga